A single region of the Mustela lutreola isolate mMusLut2 chromosome 2, mMusLut2.pri, whole genome shotgun sequence genome encodes:
- the PLSCR5 gene encoding phospholipid scramblase family member 5, with protein MVLHSLPPQFVDGGSVQGTSPLLQEEEYLSPYAFCLPRSEKFRMGPVEKQTANIDAQNQRSRGLPGFLPGAPDPDHNFQVSLPNPGNQVWQPALPPPGSLPPGLEYLSQLDLIIIHQQVELLGMILGTETSNKYEIKNSLGQRIYFAVEESICFNRTFCSTLRSCSLKITDNSGQEVIAVHRPLRCNSCWCPCYLQELEIQAPPGTIVGYVAQKWDPFLPKFTIQNANKEDILKIVGPCAPCGCFGDVDFEVKTINEKLTIGKISKYWSGFVNDVFTNADNFGIHVPADLDVTVKAAMIGACFLFDFMFFEHSLAGL; from the exons ATGGTGTTACACAGTCTTCCTCCCCAGTTTGTTGATGGAGGTTCCGTTCAGGGCACTTCTCCACTTCTCCAAGAGGAGGAGTACTTGAGCCCCTATGCTTTTTGTCTGCCCAGATCTGAGAAGTTCAGGATGGGTCCTGTGGAGAAGCAAACTGCTAATATTG atGCGCAGAACCAAAGAAGTAGAGGTTTGCCTGGCTTTCTTCCTGGAGCTCCAGACCCTGACCACAATTTTCAGGTCTCACTTCCCAACCCAGGGAACCAAGTGTGGCAGCCAGCTCTCCCTCCACCAGGCAGTCTCCCTCCTGGTCTAGAATATTTAAGCCAG TTAGACCTGATAATTATACACCAGCAGGTGGAGCTTCTTGGAA tGATACTTGGCACTGAGACTTCCAACAAATATGAGATTAAAAACAGCCTGGGACAAAGAATTTACTTTGCAGTGGAGGAAAGCATCTGCTTTAATCGTACCTTCTGTTCCACGCTGCGATCTTGCAGTCTAAAGATCACGGATAACTCAGGTCAGGAGGTGATTGCAGTACACAGGCCTCTGAGGTGTAACAGCTGCTGGTGCCCTTGCTACCTGCAAGAG TTAGAAATCCAAGCCCCTCCTGGTACTATAGTTGGTTATGTTGCACAGAAGTGGGACCCCTTTCTGCCTAAATTCACAATCCAAAATGCAAACAAAGAAGATATTTTGAAGATTGTTGGTCCTTGTGCACCATGTGGCTGTTTTGGCGATGTGGATTTTGAG gtgAAGACCATTAATGAAAAGCTTACAATTGGGAAGATTTCGAAATACTGGTCAGGTTTTGTCAATGATGTCTTCACCAATGCTGACAACTTCGGAATTCATGTTCCTGCAGATCTAGATGTAACAGTCAAAGCAGCGATGATAGgtgcttgttttctcttt gatTTTATGTTCTTTGAACATTCACTGGCTGGATTATAA